A window of Chryseobacterium sp. IHB B 17019 genomic DNA:
CTTAGCACAAATTTACCGACATTCATGAGCCAATTGAAAGTTTCAAGCGCTAATGCAACTACTGCTACACCCACACTTACAACTTCAATTGCCGTTACAGGAACACAAAGCGGAAGAGACTTCACGGCCGTTCCAAGTTTTGTAAATGCTGCTCCTGATACTACTATAAACGGAGCTTCGGTAACATTCAACGGGGCAAATGTGCCTATCGAGAATATGCCGCCTTACCTAGGTATGAACTACATTATTTGTGTAGAGGGGATTTATCCTTCAAGACCATAAAAATTCTAAAAAACAACCTAAATTAAAACTTTAAACATCATGAAAAGTACTATACTACTTACAATCTGCAGTCTTTTCATATCGATATTTTCGTTTGGACAGACAAGTACAGAACAGTTTGAGACAGAATCTCACGGAAGCGCAAGTTTTACTGATAACGGAGTAATTTTTAATATCCTTTCTCATGTAAATACTTATGATATCCAGGCAAATTATCCGGGTACAGGATGGAACGGTTCAGCCGTAGACAACAGGTATATTGACAATTCGGCGCCGGGAAATCAAGCGACAGGAACTTCATTCAGTATAAAAACAACGTCTAATTTATTCAAAGTAAATAGATTTTGGGTATATGCTTCAGCAGCCGATTTGACCTTATCCGTTTCCGGAACCCTTACTATTACAGGAAAATTAAGTGGCGTAACCAAGTTTACACAAACCAAAACAACAGGTTTTGCAACAAGTATGGGTACCACAAACGGCTTTACACTGATTGATCTTACAAACCTTAATGGTCAAAATTACAGCAATATTATAATAGATCAACTCGAAATTACTGCAGGCGGAGGCTATGTATATCTGAGTTTAGACGCCTTCACATGGGTAAAAGACAGCAATGTAGTTCTAGCGGCAAACGAAGTAAAATCTTCTAAAAAAGAACTGAGTATTTATCCTAATCCTACAAATGGTCCTTTAACCATTAAAACTGAGGCTAATAAAAAGTTAGAAGTTTACAGTCAATCCGGTCAGCTTGTGAAAACAATTGAAGCTAAAAAAGGCGAGACAGAAACTGATATTTCAGAACTTCCTACAGGAAATTATCTAATAAAATCTTCCTCGGAATCTTATAAGATTATTAAAAAATAATTAGAAGCTTATTATTAAAGTTGAAACTAATAACCAGGGAAACTTAAATTATAAATAATAAGCGATTGTACCGCGAAAGATTCT
This region includes:
- a CDS encoding phage tail protein codes for the protein MEEMLATIKMFAGNFAPRGYLFCNGALLPIAQNQALFSLLGTTYGGNGTTTFALPNLNGRAPIGSGIANTGKSVNLGEVGGSPSTTLLSTNLPTFMSQLKVSSANATTATPTLTTSIAVTGTQSGRDFTAVPSFVNAAPDTTINGASVTFNGANVPIENMPPYLGMNYIICVEGIYPSRP
- a CDS encoding T9SS type A sorting domain-containing protein; this encodes MKSTILLTICSLFISIFSFGQTSTEQFETESHGSASFTDNGVIFNILSHVNTYDIQANYPGTGWNGSAVDNRYIDNSAPGNQATGTSFSIKTTSNLFKVNRFWVYASAADLTLSVSGTLTITGKLSGVTKFTQTKTTGFATSMGTTNGFTLIDLTNLNGQNYSNIIIDQLEITAGGGYVYLSLDAFTWVKDSNVVLAANEVKSSKKELSIYPNPTNGPLTIKTEANKKLEVYSQSGQLVKTIEAKKGETETDISELPTGNYLIKSSSESYKIIKK